One region of Pyramidobacter sp. YE332 genomic DNA includes:
- a CDS encoding IS5 family transposase (programmed frameshift) codes for MEERRYELTSSEWNRIKRMLPPEHPKSGQRGRPAKYDNRRIINGILWLARSGAPWRDLPERYGKWQAVYARFRLWKQRGIFEAIFAALSADADMENLSIDSTSCKVHQSANGRGKTPEGGKKGQAIGMSRGGKNTKIHAIVDGLGNPLALLLSPGNDHDSRHAVSLLGQAEIRGSNVIGDKAYGSQAIREYITSREGSYTIPPKSDNPEPWFIDEHVYKERHLVECFFQKIKWFRRIFTRYDKLDASFFAFVLVAASVILLK; via the exons ATGGAAGAGAGAAGATATGAACTGACCTCCAGCGAGTGGAATCGAATCAAGAGAATGCTGCCGCCCGAACACCCGAAATCAGGTCAACGTGGACGCCCGGCAAAATACGATAACCGCAGGATCATCAATGGGATTCTGTGGCTTGCCAGAAGTGGAGCGCCATGGAGAGATCTTCCGGAGCGTTACGGCAAATGGCAGGCAGTTTACGCACGTTTCAGGCTGTGGAAACAGCGGGGAATATTCGAGGCGATCTTTGCCGCCCTAAGCGCTGATGCCGACATGGAAAATCTCTCTATCGACTCCACGTCCTGCAAAGTACATCAAAGTGCCAACGGGAGAGGGAAAACCCCGGAAGGGGGAAAAAAGGGG CAAGCGATTGGCATGTCCAGAGGCGGCAAGAATACGAAAATTCATGCGATAGTAGATGGTTTAGGCAATCCGCTGGCGCTCCTGCTCAGTCCCGGCAATGACCACGATTCCCGCCATGCCGTGTCCTTGCTCGGGCAAGCGGAAATCAGAGGGAGCAACGTCATCGGCGATAAGGCTTACGGTTCGCAAGCCATCAGAGAGTACATTACTTCTCGGGAGGGAAGTTACACTATCCCGCCGAAGAGCGATAATCCCGAACCGTGGTTTATAGATGAGCATGTTTACAAGGAACGACACTTGGTTGAATGTTTCTTTCAGAAAATCAAATGGTTCCGTAGAATTTTCACCCGCTATGACAAACTTGACGCTTCGTTTTTCGCTTTTGTTCTTGTCGCTGCCAGTGTTATTTTATTGAAATAA
- a CDS encoding DUF1622 domain-containing protein — protein sequence MLLALYRIVALALENYRVDVDMRGGWLRLRRTFGEIMLLGLQFLVAADIILTICNPDLQTVSVLAAIVIIRVVLSVSLGKEIHGLEERDADAKRHAPPRYE from the coding sequence GTGCTGCTGGCCCTGTACCGCATCGTGGCGCTGGCGCTGGAAAACTACCGCGTCGACGTCGACATGCGCGGCGGCTGGCTGCGGCTGCGCCGCACTTTCGGCGAGATCATGCTGCTCGGGCTGCAGTTTCTCGTCGCCGCCGACATCATCCTGACGATCTGCAACCCCGATCTGCAGACGGTCAGCGTCCTCGCCGCCATCGTCATCATCCGCGTCGTGCTCAGCGTCTCGCTGGGCAAGGAGATCCACGGCCTGGAAGAGCGCGACGCCGACGCCAAGCGTCACGCGCCGCCGCGCTACGAATAA